Proteins found in one Pseudoxanthomonas sp. SL93 genomic segment:
- a CDS encoding NYN domain-containing protein, whose translation MKSRPAVRPENDDEQLRLAVLIDADNAQPAVIEGLLAEVAKYGVASVKRIYGDFTSTRMTQWKQALLKHSINPVQQFAYTSGKNATDSSLIIDAMDLMYTRRFDGVCLVSSDSDFTRLAQRLREEGLTVYGFGERKTPDAFVQACDKFIYVEVLRSEVPAPPPPPAKPAKKSAKPVAKKPAAQAEPTAAPAPDQARHESLPLRLIRQAIEEASDDQGWAFLGSVGSYLSKVRPDFDTRLYGHKKLSDLMKAHPRHFTVEERAGEGGAKRFYVRSA comes from the coding sequence ATGAAATCCCGCCCGGCCGTCAGGCCCGAGAACGACGACGAACAGCTGCGGCTCGCCGTGCTGATCGACGCCGACAACGCCCAGCCCGCCGTGATCGAAGGCCTGCTGGCGGAAGTGGCCAAGTACGGCGTGGCCAGCGTGAAGCGCATCTACGGCGACTTCACCAGCACGCGCATGACGCAGTGGAAGCAGGCGCTGCTGAAGCATTCGATCAACCCGGTGCAGCAGTTCGCCTATACCAGCGGCAAGAACGCCACCGACAGTTCGCTGATCATCGACGCGATGGACCTGATGTACACGCGGCGCTTCGACGGCGTGTGCCTGGTCTCCAGCGACAGCGACTTCACCCGCCTGGCCCAGCGCCTGCGCGAGGAAGGGCTGACCGTCTACGGCTTCGGCGAGCGCAAGACGCCGGACGCCTTCGTGCAGGCCTGCGACAAGTTCATCTACGTGGAAGTGCTGCGCAGCGAAGTGCCCGCGCCGCCGCCACCGCCGGCCAAGCCGGCGAAAAAATCCGCGAAGCCGGTGGCGAAGAAGCCCGCCGCCCAGGCCGAACCCACCGCCGCGCCAGCGCCGGACCAGGCCCGGCACGAATCCCTGCCGCTGCGGCTGATCCGCCAGGCCATCGAGGAAGCCAGCGACGACCAGGGCTGGGCCTTCCTCGGCAGCGTCGGCAGCTACCTCAGCAAGGTGCGTCCTGATTTCGACACCCGCCTGTATGGCCACAAGAAGCTCAGCGACCTGATGAAGGCGCATCCGCGGCACTTCACCGTCGAGGAGCGCGCGGGCGAAGGCGGCGCGAAACGCTTCTACGTGCGTTCGGCGTAG
- a CDS encoding DUF938 domain-containing protein: MSGKPFAPSCARNQGPILEVLQRHLDDTRRVLEVGSGTGQHAVHFAAAMPWLSWQCSDRADNLPGITMWLDEAGLPNTPPVIGLDVDGPWPEARFDAVFTANSLHIMGWPQVQAFFAGVAAVLDDNGLLVVYGPFNYGGDFTSDSNRAFEQWLKDRDPASGIRDFEAVDALARSIGLSLVEDNAMPANNRCLVWYKRKTL; encoded by the coding sequence ATGAGCGGTAAGCCGTTCGCGCCTTCCTGCGCGCGCAACCAGGGGCCGATCCTGGAGGTGTTGCAGCGCCACCTCGACGACACGCGGCGTGTCCTCGAGGTCGGCAGCGGTACCGGCCAGCACGCCGTACATTTCGCCGCGGCGATGCCGTGGCTGTCATGGCAATGCAGCGACCGGGCCGACAACCTGCCCGGCATCACGATGTGGCTGGACGAAGCGGGACTGCCGAACACACCGCCCGTGATCGGACTCGACGTGGACGGACCTTGGCCCGAGGCCAGGTTCGATGCGGTCTTCACCGCCAACAGCCTGCACATCATGGGCTGGCCGCAGGTGCAGGCGTTCTTCGCAGGGGTCGCCGCGGTGCTGGACGACAACGGCTTGCTGGTGGTCTATGGCCCGTTCAACTACGGCGGCGACTTCACCAGCGACAGCAACCGTGCGTTCGAGCAGTGGCTGAAGGACCGCGATCCCGCGTCCGGCATCCGCGACTTCGAAGCCGTCGATGCGCTGGCGCGCAGCATCGGCCTGTCCTTGGTCGAAGACAACGCCATGCCGGCCAACAATCGCTGCCTGGTCTGGTACAAACGGAAAACCCTGTAG